In Nitrospira sp., one genomic interval encodes:
- a CDS encoding phosphoglycerate dehydrogenase → MKILVSDSLSKQGVELLEKAGFSVVVKTKLPKEELLKEVKDADGLIVRSGTKVTAEVIAAAEHLKVVGRAGSGLDNVDTPAATRRGIVVMNTPGGNTVTTAEHTMAMIFSMSRRIPQATASTKAGKWEKEKFMGVELQGKTLGIVGVGQIGGYLTKLAQGIGMHVVAYDPYLAPERAEKMGVAIVALDELFRRSDVISVHTPLTPETKGLINAQAIAKMKPGVMIANCARGGIVHEGDLCEALKSKRVAAAAFDVFEEEPVKPDNPLLALENFICSPHIGASTTEAQENVAVGIAEQIVEYFTKGIARGAVNIPSVAPELLPQLQPYLSLGERVGLLQAQLLEGGLERLTVEYSGEVAGLNVAPLTIAVLKGLLTPILEDPVNYVNAPVVAKERGIEVKEVKSNDAGNFSSVIRVRVEAGKKVHQVAGTLYNRKDPRIIEIDQFKVEVVPDNHLLLILNEDRPGVIGTVGHVLGDHNINIARMQCSREERGGNALLIFGLDAPLSGSVLDQITKSKHILSVKVADLSKGL, encoded by the coding sequence ATGAAAATCTTGGTTAGCGATAGCTTGTCGAAACAGGGGGTCGAGCTGCTTGAGAAGGCGGGCTTTTCGGTGGTTGTGAAGACCAAGCTCCCCAAGGAGGAACTTCTCAAGGAAGTCAAGGACGCCGATGGTCTGATCGTGAGGTCCGGGACGAAGGTGACGGCGGAAGTCATCGCCGCCGCCGAACATCTGAAGGTGGTCGGACGTGCCGGATCCGGATTGGATAACGTCGACACGCCGGCTGCGACACGCCGAGGCATCGTCGTCATGAACACGCCGGGGGGAAATACCGTTACCACCGCGGAACACACGATGGCCATGATTTTCTCCATGTCGCGCCGCATTCCCCAGGCTACAGCTTCGACCAAGGCCGGGAAGTGGGAAAAAGAAAAGTTCATGGGGGTGGAGCTGCAGGGCAAGACCCTGGGCATTGTGGGGGTTGGGCAGATTGGTGGATACCTTACGAAGTTAGCACAGGGTATCGGGATGCACGTCGTCGCCTACGATCCCTATCTGGCGCCGGAGCGTGCAGAGAAAATGGGCGTCGCGATCGTGGCGTTGGACGAATTATTCCGTCGTTCCGATGTCATCTCCGTGCACACGCCGCTGACCCCTGAAACTAAAGGGCTCATCAACGCTCAGGCGATTGCGAAAATGAAGCCGGGCGTCATGATCGCCAACTGTGCTCGCGGCGGGATTGTGCACGAAGGCGATCTGTGCGAGGCACTAAAATCGAAACGTGTGGCGGCTGCCGCGTTTGACGTTTTCGAAGAAGAACCAGTCAAGCCGGATAATCCGCTGCTGGCATTGGAGAATTTCATTTGCTCGCCGCATATCGGGGCTTCAACAACAGAGGCCCAGGAAAATGTGGCCGTTGGCATCGCTGAGCAAATTGTCGAATATTTTACCAAGGGCATTGCCCGCGGCGCTGTGAACATTCCATCCGTGGCGCCAGAATTATTGCCCCAGCTGCAACCGTACCTATCGCTCGGGGAGCGCGTGGGGCTTCTCCAAGCGCAACTGTTGGAGGGCGGACTGGAGCGGCTGACCGTGGAGTACAGCGGTGAGGTGGCCGGATTGAACGTGGCGCCATTGACCATTGCTGTGCTCAAAGGGCTTTTGACGCCCATTCTCGAAGATCCGGTCAATTATGTGAACGCACCGGTTGTGGCAAAAGAGCGTGGCATCGAAGTGAAAGAGGTCAAAAGCAACGATGCCGGTAATTTTTCGAGCGTCATCCGTGTGCGAGTGGAGGCGGGGAAAAAGGTCCACCAGGTGGCCGGCACGCTCTACAATCGCAAAGATCCGCGGATCATTGAAATCGATCAATTCAAGGTCGAGGTGGTGCCTGACAATCACCTCCTGTTGATTTTAAATGAGGATCGTCCGGGTGTCATCGGAACGGTTGGGCATGTCTTGGGGGACCACAACATCAACATCGCGCGCATGCAGTGCTCCCGGGAAGAACGCGGCGGGAATGCACTCCTGATCTTCGGGTTGGATGCG